In one Candidatus Angelobacter sp. genomic region, the following are encoded:
- a CDS encoding ferritin-like domain-containing protein, translated as MNRQNKTRDRANRVAGSYPQFEWPRSGTHLRTLKHLFLDELSELYDGEERLVIAIPKMIKAATCTHLRKLFRSHLKETASHVKTVEKVFLTFEEKPLAKKCEATIGLLKEGDEIAANFNGSAAINAALIAVAQKVGHYKIASYGCLREWAALLGNKVAAGLLQEALVEEKAANHSLSELARFRSNHEAAGECAPADLCHGSNGAMPSHGRRGMRPLCLHPLRPGLM; from the coding sequence ATGAATCGCCAGAACAAGACCCGCGACCGGGCCAACCGCGTCGCAGGATCATATCCACAGTTCGAATGGCCGCGAAGCGGAACGCACCTGAGAACTCTTAAACATTTATTCCTCGACGAACTGTCGGAGCTATACGACGGCGAGGAACGGCTGGTCATCGCGATTCCGAAAATGATCAAGGCCGCCACCTGTACTCATTTGCGGAAATTGTTCCGGTCGCACTTGAAGGAAACCGCAAGTCACGTGAAGACGGTGGAAAAGGTTTTCCTGACCTTCGAAGAAAAACCACTGGCGAAGAAGTGCGAGGCCACCATCGGACTTCTGAAAGAGGGCGACGAAATCGCCGCCAACTTCAACGGCTCGGCGGCCATCAACGCCGCGCTCATTGCCGTCGCGCAGAAGGTCGGGCACTACAAGATTGCGTCGTATGGCTGCTTGCGCGAGTGGGCGGCGCTTCTGGGGAACAAGGTCGCCGCCGGTCTCCTGCAGGAAGCACTCGTCGAGGAGAAGGCGGCGAACCATTCCCTCAGCGAGCTGGCGCGTTTCAGGAGCAATCATGAGGCTGCCGGAGAATGCGCCCCGGCGGATTTGTGCCACGGCAGCAACGGTGCAATGCCATCGCACGGACGGCGTGGCATGCGTCCGTTGTGCCTCCACC